The following proteins are encoded in a genomic region of Nomascus leucogenys isolate Asia unplaced genomic scaffold, Asia_NLE_v1 000196F_5129131_qpdss5027280sc, whole genome shotgun sequence:
- the LOC100596408 gene encoding protein FAM156A/FAM156B isoform X1 yields MGRAPSGFCPHTFLATFLVSENLQLHLLFWTRGPGGASSWDQTSMDPLQKRNPASPSKSSLMTAAETSQEGPAPSQPSYSEQPMMGLSNLSPGPGPSQAVPLPEGLLRQRYREEKTREARRWERLEFLQRKKAFLRHVRRRHRDHMAPYAVGREARISPLGDRSQNRFRCECRYCQSHRPNLSGIPGESNRAPHPSSWETLVQGLSGLTLSLGTNQPGPLPEAALQPQETEEKRQRERQQESKIMFQRLLKQWLEEN; encoded by the exons ATGGGCAGAGCACCT TCTGGGTTCTGCCCGCACACATTCCTCGCTACCTTCTTGGTGTCTGAGAACCTCCAGCTTCATCTCCTTTTCTGGACCCGAGGGCCTGGCGGAGCTTCCAGCTGGGACCAGACCTCCATGGATCCACTCCAGAAACGGAATCCAGCATCGCCTTCCAAATCTTCCCTGATGACAGCTGCAGAGACTTCCCAGGAAGGTCCAGCGCCCTCTCAGCCTTCGTACTCAGAACAGCCGATGATGGGCCTCAGTAACCTGAGCCCCGGTCCTGGCCCCAGCCAGGCCGTGCCTCTCCCAGAGGGGCTGCTCCGCCAGCGGTACAGAGAGGAGAAGACGCGGGAAGCGCGGCGGTGGGAGAGGCTGGAGTTCCTTCAGAGGAAGAAAGCATTCCTGCGGCATGTGAGGAGGAGACACCGCGATCACATGGCCCCCTATGCTGTTGGGAGGGAAGCCAGAATCTCCCCGTTAGGTGACAGAAGTCAGAATCGATTCCGATGTGAATGTCGATACTGCCAGAGCCACAGGCCGAATCTTTCTGGGATCCCTGGGGAGAGTAACAGGGCCCCACATCCCTCCTCCTGGGAGACACTGGTGCAGGGCCTCAGTGGCTTGACTCTCAGCCTAGGCACCAACCAGCCTGGGCCTCTGCCTGAAGCGGCACTCCAACCACAGGAGACAGAGGAGAAGCGCCAGCGAGAGAGGCAGCAGGAGAGCAAAATAATGTTTCAGAGGCTGCTCAAGCAGTGGTTAGAGGAAAACTGA
- the LOC100596408 gene encoding protein FAM156A/FAM156B isoform X2, producing the protein MDPLQKRNPASPSKSSLMTAAETSQEGPAPSQPSYSEQPMMGLSNLSPGPGPSQAVPLPEGLLRQRYREEKTREARRWERLEFLQRKKAFLRHVRRRHRDHMAPYAVGREARISPLGDRSQNRFRCECRYCQSHRPNLSGIPGESNRAPHPSSWETLVQGLSGLTLSLGTNQPGPLPEAALQPQETEEKRQRERQQESKIMFQRLLKQWLEEN; encoded by the coding sequence ATGGATCCACTCCAGAAACGGAATCCAGCATCGCCTTCCAAATCTTCCCTGATGACAGCTGCAGAGACTTCCCAGGAAGGTCCAGCGCCCTCTCAGCCTTCGTACTCAGAACAGCCGATGATGGGCCTCAGTAACCTGAGCCCCGGTCCTGGCCCCAGCCAGGCCGTGCCTCTCCCAGAGGGGCTGCTCCGCCAGCGGTACAGAGAGGAGAAGACGCGGGAAGCGCGGCGGTGGGAGAGGCTGGAGTTCCTTCAGAGGAAGAAAGCATTCCTGCGGCATGTGAGGAGGAGACACCGCGATCACATGGCCCCCTATGCTGTTGGGAGGGAAGCCAGAATCTCCCCGTTAGGTGACAGAAGTCAGAATCGATTCCGATGTGAATGTCGATACTGCCAGAGCCACAGGCCGAATCTTTCTGGGATCCCTGGGGAGAGTAACAGGGCCCCACATCCCTCCTCCTGGGAGACACTGGTGCAGGGCCTCAGTGGCTTGACTCTCAGCCTAGGCACCAACCAGCCTGGGCCTCTGCCTGAAGCGGCACTCCAACCACAGGAGACAGAGGAGAAGCGCCAGCGAGAGAGGCAGCAGGAGAGCAAAATAATGTTTCAGAGGCTGCTCAAGCAGTGGTTAGAGGAAAACTGA